The Longimicrobium sp. DNA segment AGTTCGGCGAGCCGCCTCTGGTGGGGCTGGCGCCGTCGCTCTCGGTGCTCGGCTTCCTGATCGCGCTGGGCTCGCTGGGCGTGGCGACGCTGGGGCGCACCGGGCCTCTGGGGCTGGTGCTGGTGCCCGTCGCCGCCGCCGTCGCCGCCGCCGCGCAGGCCGCCGGCGTGCGCCCCGACGGCGAGGCGATGCTCTTTCGCGGCCCCTGGTTCGTGCTGCACGTGGTGCTCGCGATGCTGGGCTACGCGGCGCTCGCCGTCTCCTTTGCGGCGGGGCTGATGTACCTCCTGCAGTTCCGGGAGTTGAAGGGGCGGCGCTTCGGGGCCATCTTCCGCTTCTTTCCGCCGCTGGAGACGCTGGACCGCATCGGGCGCCTGGCGCTGATGGCCGGTCTCCCGCTCCTTTCCGCCGCGCTGTTGGTGGGATGGGCCTGGACGGAGCGCTTCCAGCACCCGATGGCCATCGGAAACCCGAAGATCATCTTGGGGG contains these protein-coding regions:
- the ccsA gene encoding cytochrome c biogenesis protein CcsA; protein product: MMTDVLHLAAVALYAIAAALLGISFARTDRRLPAVATTTLGLAVAAHGAALASYIQEFGEPPLVGLAPSLSVLGFLIALGSLGVATLGRTGPLGLVLVPVAAAVAAAAQAAGVRPDGEAMLFRGPWFVLHVVLAMLGYAALAVSFAAGLMYLLQFRELKGRRFGAIFRFFPPLETLDRIGRLALMAGLPLLSAALLVGWAWTERFQHPMAIGNPKIILGVISWLVFVVALAVRAGGSPQARRGALVSVVGFAVVVISYVVLRVGASTHTGGFL